In the Colwellia sp. 20A7 genome, one interval contains:
- a CDS encoding DUF6435 family protein, translated as MFGIFKKDPIKKLNKAYEAKLELAMNAQRSGDIKSYAMITAEAEIIREKIVVLESSTAD; from the coding sequence ATGTTCGGAATATTTAAGAAAGATCCAATTAAAAAGTTAAATAAGGCTTATGAAGCTAAACTTGAGCTAGCGATGAATGCACAAAGAAGTGGTGATATTAAGTCTTACGCTATGATTACCGCTGAAGCTGAAATCATTAGAGAAAAAATAGTAGTGTTAGAAAGTTCTACCGCAGATTAA
- a CDS encoding EthD family reductase: protein MIKVSVMYPKSLDGTFDMNYYCKTHIPLVGELLGGALKNVAIDSGIAGGAPGEEPAFIAMAHMTFDSVENFQEAFGPHAETIMADLANFTNIQPQIQISEIKL, encoded by the coding sequence ATGATAAAAGTTAGCGTGATGTATCCAAAGTCTTTAGATGGAACTTTCGACATGAATTATTACTGTAAAACACATATTCCACTCGTCGGTGAGCTATTAGGAGGTGCCTTAAAGAATGTAGCTATTGATTCAGGCATCGCTGGAGGTGCTCCTGGGGAAGAGCCTGCCTTTATTGCAATGGCACATATGACATTTGATTCAGTTGAAAATTTTCAAGAAGCTTTTGGGCCTCATGCTGAGACTATCATGGCTGATCTTGCTAATTTCACAAATATACAACCTCAAATTCAGATTAGTGAAATTAAGCTTTAA
- a CDS encoding DUF2798 domain-containing protein — protein sequence MISRKHHKIVFSFFMALLMSCIMSFVISVFNVGMVSNIIDIWLNAWSFAFLVAFPAIIIVSPIVHKLVNIVLHEEKDST from the coding sequence ATGATTTCACGTAAACATCACAAAATAGTATTTTCTTTTTTTATGGCATTACTCATGTCATGTATTATGTCTTTTGTTATCAGTGTTTTTAACGTAGGTATGGTTAGCAACATCATTGATATTTGGTTAAACGCTTGGAGTTTTGCTTTTCTCGTTGCATTTCCAGCCATCATTATTGTGTCTCCTATCGTCCATAAACTTGTGAATATTGTATTACACGAAGAAAAAGACAGTACCTAG
- a CDS encoding allophanate hydrolase-related protein: protein MLCFSLYVREKLTVDYVLSVIFYKIKAQPLGLGKVNLDDGSWVTSFTCEGYASSLLLTSLI from the coding sequence TTGCTTTGTTTTTCTTTATACGTAAGAGAAAAGTTAACAGTTGATTATGTACTGTCGGTAATTTTTTACAAGATTAAAGCGCAGCCATTAGGATTGGGTAAAGTTAACTTAGACGATGGTAGTTGGGTAACTAGCTTTACTTGTGAAGGTTACGCATCGAGTCTACTACTGACATCACTCATTTAG